DNA sequence from the Bombus pyrosoma isolate SC7728 linkage group LG12, ASM1482585v1, whole genome shotgun sequence genome:
GGGAAACCTGGAAAACCTGGTGCCCCAGCAATTCCAGAACAACCATCTTATCCTGGTTCACCCGGAACTCCAGGAACTCCCGGCTTACCATATCCACCGCCATATCCACCATCTCCTGAATATCCTGGCTCCCCAGGTAGTCCGGGGGCTCCCGGGTTGCCTGGAACACCCGGAATACCGGGTAAACCTGGCAGACCTGGCAAACCTGGCAAACCTGGCAAACCGAGCAAACCTGGACATCCATCACATCCTGGTTACCCTGGAAGTCCTGGTTCACCAGGTAGTCTGGGCCATCCTGGTTCTCCTGGAACGCCAGGACATCCTGGCACTCCCGGTACGCCAGGAATTCCCGGAACACCCGGAACTCCGCCAATACCTCCACAACCAGGTTATCCCGGTATCCCCGGTACGCCAGGAATTCCCGGAACACCCGGAACTCCGCCAATACCTCCACAACCAGGTTATCCCGGTATCCCCGGTACGCCAGGAATTCCCGGAACACCCGGAACTCCGCCAATACCTCCACANNNNNNNNNNNNNNNNNNNNNNNNNNNNNNNNNNNNNNNNNNNNNNNNNNNNNNNNNNNNNNNNNNNNNNNNNNNNNNNNNNNNNNNNNNNNNNNNNNNNNNNNNNNNNNNNNNNNNNNNNNNNNNNNNNNNNNNNNNNNNNNNNNNNNNNNNNNNNNNNNNNNNNNNNNNNNNNNNNNNNNNNNNNNNNNNNNNNNNNNNNNNNNNNNNNNNNNNNNNNNNNNNNNNNNNNNNNNNNNNNNNNNNNNNNNNNNNNNNNNNNNNNNNNNNNNNNNNNNNNNNNNNNNNNNNNNNNNNNNNNNNNNNNNNNNNNNNNNNNNNNNNNNNNNNNNNNNNNNNNNNNNNNNNNNNNNNNNNNNNNNNNNNNNNNNNNNNNNNNNNNNNNNNNNNNNNNNNNNNNNNNNNNNNNNNNNNNNNNNNNNNNNNNNNNNNNNNNNNNNNNNNNNNNNNNNNNNNNNNNNNNNNNNNNNNNNNNNNNNNNNNNNNNNNNNNNNNNNNNNNNNNNNNNNNNNNNNNNNNNNNNNNNNNNNNNNNNNNNNNNNNNNNNNNNNNNNNNNNNNNNNNNNNNNNNNNNNNNNNNNNNNNNNNNNNNNNNNNNNNNNNNNNNNNNNNNNNNNNNNNNNNNNNNNNNNNNNNNNNNNNNNNNNNNNNNNNNNNNNNNNNNNNNNNNNNNNNNNNNNNNNNNNNNNNNNNNNNNNNNNNNNNNNNNNNNNNNNNNNNNNNNNNNNNNNNNNNNNNNNNNNNNNNNNNNNNNNNNNNNNNNNNNNNNNNNNNNNNNNNNNNNNNNGTACACCAGGAATTCCCGGAACACCCGGAACTCCGCCAATACCTCCACAACCAGGTTATCCCGGTACCCCCGGTACGCCAGGAATTCCTGGAATACCCGGTACTCCACCCATACCTCCACAGCCAGGTTATCCCGGTATCCCCGGTACGCCAGGAATTCCCGGAACACCCGGAACTCCGCCAATACCTCCACAGCCAGGTTATCCTGGTACCCCCGGTACGCCAGGAACTCCTGGAATACCCGGTACTCCACCAATACCTCCACAACCAGGTTATCCCGGTACCCCCGGTACGCCAGGAACTCCTGGAATACCCGGTACTCCACCAATACTTCCACACCCAGGTTATCCCGGTACCCCCGGTACGCCAGGAACTCCTGGAATACCCGGTATACCTGGAAAACCTGGCAAACCTGGCAAGCCGGGCAGGCCAGGAAAGCCTGGTGTTCCTGGGGTTCCACCTGCTCCACCTCAACCAGGATACCCTGGAACACCGCCGTATCCAGAGGTCCCTGGAAAGCCTGGGAAACCTGGACATCATGGACATCCCGGAACATCAACACCAGgtatgtaatttttacatcTCTATGTTGAACTTTGCAAATAAGTAGAGtttctaatataatagaaatatttggtttattttttattaatatatagtCCAccagaattataaatttttgttctgCTGTTTCAGATAAGCCTCCGTATCCCCCATATCCAGGATATCCTCCCGGGCATGAAGGCCCAATTGGTGGTGTAGGTCCAGATGGTCCCAATGGTCCATGGCCCAATGGTCCGGATGGTCCTCAAGGACCAAGCGGCCCAGGTGGACCAGGCGGGCCAGGAGGCCCTGAAGGTGGAATTGGAGGAATAGGAGGTATAGGTGGCGATGGACCTCCTGGTCCAGATGGACCATGGCCGACAGGTTCGCCCGGTCCAGATGGGCCATGGCCTGGTGATCCCGACTACGTGCCTGGAGCTCATCCAACAACTCGTCCACACTACGAAGGACCAATTAAGATTCAATATCCCATCAAGTATTACGAACCTACGACACCAACCTCTTACGTTTATCCGTTGTATGGACAGAAGCAAGTAGAACGGTTAACCTCTAACTCTAAGttcgaattgaaatatttcaataatgaaACTTCGAATGAAGGCTACGAAAAGAACGTCGAATCTACAACGTTTACATATCCAAGTAAGATAAGCGGTCCCATAGGAGTGAAGGATACATATACAGACTCGCAGTTTGGAAATCGATCCCAGAGACCTGGCTATCAGACAGGACAAGTGAACCAAAATGCGGACGAAATTAATTCCTTGCTGCAAACGCAACGAAAggaattgaataaatatacagaACAGGAAGACCGAAATAACTACGAAGATCttaagaaaattgtatcgCAAATTCCTCAAACTGTTTACAACGGAGTGGGTCCTACCACTAATGCGAAATACTCCAGCCAAGAAAGATTGCAACAGGGCTCTCGCGAGAATCGTAAATATCCGCAACAAGTGACGAAATTAAGCGAACCGGTGATTCGAATAGAAACGAGCCCCGAAGAAAATACCGCCGCGCTTATCAAACAGGTAAACCAATTATCTGAAAAATCTAGCGAACCGAGCTTCGAGTTCGCTGCGATCGGTGTTCAGCCACCGAATCCGATCAATATCAAGCCCTACGAGCAGTCTGTAGGGCCAGACCCTGAAACCTGTCCCTGTTACCTTGTCGAGCCTGGAAACGATACAGTCACAACCACGAGCACGACATCCATTCCTCTCATTGGTCAGCTTGGCTTCATTCCAGTAGTATTTGTACCATACTGTCCGGGTAACGACGAGACGGACAGCGAAAACATGAAAGACATGTTCCCCTCTGCAATGCCTGTCCCATATGCATGCGACACGTGCGGCTTGCAAAACGGGAAAATCGAAACGAAGCTTCTCAGCGTGAATCAGCTTGGCAATATAGAGAATCTTCGCGAGGCGTTGCGGCAAGCAAAACTTGgctttttaaatgtttcagcACGGCGTCGGACGGAAAGGAGGCGGGCGAAGAGTTGGCACGTCCAGTGAAGAGTGCGATTGCGATTCACGGATTTTAGTTCGTCACTCGGCTACAGGGACAGCCGAGAATTTCCGCGGGAACGGTTCGTAAAACGGAGAAACACTGCCCGTCCGTCAGCTGCTGGACAGCTGAAGGATGGCCAAAGAGAGACACGATCGAAAACCAACGAGAAAAATCATCGTCTCGCAATGGGTAACCATAATCTGTACGTTCTTACAGGATTAGGTGGAAGCTGACAGAGTGAAAGTAACGGATCGTGGTACATTGAACGATCGACTATGGTTATCCAGAGGTAGCGTACTGGCTAGCGTACATAACAGTTTTGCATTTTCGTTCTTaacctttttctcttttaacaCGGATGATAATTTATGGGACAGTCTTTAATAGTTAAGCCTGGAAAGTAGAACGTTACTGTTTGTTGCAGCAACGGGGACAGCGAAACGAAGCTGGAATACAGTTTCTAGAATCGTTTCCGTCAgcagtaaattaataatattccggtttatgttttataaaaattcaggATGCGTAAGGATTAATGCAGGATAAAGTATTAGATGTTTGTCATCTCACAGAGACgcatatgtaaaataaaccTTTGTATTATCGTCGAATTCGAATGTTTCCGTAGTTCTCCCTCTTTGTAGTTATAACGATGCAAAAGATATATTTAGTTTACCTTCTAGTTATAATATATCgtctattatttaatttcaaggaTACTATTTCGTTTCGCTCGATGTTGATtgcgtaaaatgttataaactatctgatatttaattgtatgTTCGTTTAAAGATCTTCTTTCGacttaatttgtataaacatcgTGAGAAATGGAATCATCCACTGTATTCTCGTGTTTAACGTATACTTGAGGTTAAATATTGATCGTACAAGTGCTAATACGTACTATAATTCTTATTGAGCACGTACAGACCTGCCGCCACGgatagaaaaattcttaaGGATCAATCTTTTTCTAAAAAGTATAGGGTTTAAGGTACGTGGAATATTTCACGCGAACAATGTAGATTGTTAAAAATCGAACTTAATTAAACTTCATATTTAACTGTACATGCTCGATAtcttaacaaaataattctatttgtaCATTGGCTATAAGATACGTAGTATATGTCTTCTTCCGTAGCATAGTGgtcgacgaaattttcaataaattatacataattgtaCATATCGATATTACGTTCATCCAATGTTCCTTATAAGCATGAATCATGCATTTTTGCCTAAATAAAACTAATCATCAAACATCCTAAATCGATCTTATTTAAAAGAAGACCATTAACATCCTTCAACTGTGAAAAAAAACAGATACActaaaaaacaagaaaataatctCCCTACTCTCCACGAATAAATGGATAGGTAGCTTTAACAACCGATctgtatttattatcatcataTACATTATTCACGAAATATCAATCATAATAGTACAAAATGACAATCTACCAATGTTAATACAGATTaataactaatattaataataatgaaactttGCACTTCACATGCACAGTTAAACCCAGTATTGGCAAATACTGCTGCAATGATTGCACTGCATCCTTTGTTAAAAAGGCAAAATGTATTCTAAATTACGATACTCCTCGTTCTACTTAAGAATAACCTCTGTAACCCGATGGATTACCAACGTAGCTTCCATAATTGGTGTTGCGATACGGATCATAGTTGCTTCTTACGTTATACGAGGATCCATAATTCGATCCTCCGTACCCACTATATCCAGTTCCATACCCATAACCATACCCATCTAATCCACCGTAACGTCCATAACCATCTAATCCACCGTAACGTCCGTAACTATCGCGTCCACCATACCCATAGTATCCATCGTCGTAGGTACCAGAACCGTAACCACCTGGAGCATATCCACTGCCATACCCAGCATAGCCCCCTAACGTGCTTCCACCATATCCTCCGTAACCCCCGTAACCACCGTATCCATAGCCTCTATATGCCGGATTGTACCCAATGTTTCCGTAATAGCCATACCTGGTAtcaaaagattaaaaaatcttgAATCGTTAGCTCGAGCGAAGAGAAATAACGTGGCGCACGCCATCGATGAAAATCAATGTCGTTAAACTCTCGCGCTTACGTTTTTTTAACCACGCATTACTTGggaaaatattcatagaaaaaataaggaaagaatatagaataacatTTGTTCATTCTCGGCTTAGTTCTCGAGAAAaccaaatttgaaaatttatacttgAATATTGATTAGTTCGAGACTGGGCGAGACTAAATAATCGACAGATCGTTCTACGTGTGGAAATAGATCGAAagtgtagaataaaattttcccgTTTAAGATATTATTTCCGAGAAAACAAGGTTTGAACGTGTTTGGTTAAGAATTCGCTtagtaaatgttcaaatttatttttctcggagGCGTGTTGAGAAAAAATCTTATTCTAcgttttcgatttattttcacgcGTAGAATGATCCTATTGTAGATTATTTAGTTAGCCGCCTCCGGTTCGCGGTTGACCATGTTCAACTatactcgataaattttcaaactcgattttctccaaAATCGTGTCGTGGCCGCTTTTACACGTTGTTCGTCCGCACCTTGTATACTGGAAAAAATATCTTCGAGTACTGGCCTACAGTTGTGTGGCGCGTAAAATGTGGAATATTACAAATGAAGTTCaataatttagatattaaataatacggTATCGAAGATAcgcgttaaatataaatttcaggAAATTCGAAGACGCGTCGAATAAAGAGTAAACGATTTTCTATGCGGAAACAACTGTTACGTTCTCGACCGCGACTCTTTTGTTATGTTAATAAGTTATTGCAAATTCTTCCTAACACGTATTCgttacaaatttattcataCTATACAAACCACTTCCTTAAAAAGTCAACCACGTGACAGATTTATGAATTGTGCTGAAACCTCACCCTATATGGCCGCCCCCGATAATTCCACTTGGCCCACCCACTGGATAGCCTCTATAGCCTGGATTTAGATATCCCGAGCTTAAGCCTGTTCCACGATATACCGTGCCAGGACCATAAATCGAACCACCAAGATAACTTCCATATGGTCCGCCTCCTCCGTATCCTGTAGGTTGACCATACTCTTTGCTAAGGTGAAACGCTGGAACCAATGGAACTTTTAAGAAAATCCACGTTTTCGAAGGAGTAGCGTTAATCGATCACTGATACATCCTCGTCGataagaaattttgaattttttaataataatctcCGTACTCGTAAAATTGTCAGTCAATCTcgtatcgaaaaattaataaaatatacgttaaaaattaattaatatacgtgTCCATGTGTCTATATGCGCCTGTATGCGTGTGTTTCATGTTTATTCgataatcgatcgttcgtGTTAACTACAATCGACGACAAAAAGCTATTGATTCCGAAGGATTTACATGCAAATGATGAACACTCGAGACGACAAGAGAATGGTTATGCGAATTACTGTAATTTATAAGGAAATTGAGGTCAATTGTTATGAAATACTTGGAAATTCCTAAACGAAAATCCCATAAAAATTCGTCGACTGCAAAAATCCtcgaaaatacaaaagtttctcaaataaatgatatcgaaaaagagagagagagagagagagagagagagagatgttATCAGCAATGTCATGATTTACAATTGTTTGATTACACTTTGAAGAGCAATGAAAAACATGTATGAATCGAGAAGATTACTTTATGGCTCACAGTGTGAACAGAAGAACAGATAATCAGTAGAACCTTGGCGAATGCTAGTGAATGGTAGAACGTTTTTTCACACATACACGCCATTCATCCACACCGTTTTATCAACACCGGCGGAAATGACGCGATGTTGAATGATGAGTTTATGAATCATCAATTACCGCGCAATGTCCACGGAACAAGATTTGCAAATTAAATCGcgtttaaattcaattagCTGCAATTGATGAAAATGCCGTCCCCTGAATTGAGAATCAACGTACTATGATTTATGAATATGAATGCCATGGGCCGTGTGTCTATAATTACGCGCATCTACGGCAATTAGCAATTAGATTTTGAACGAAAGATCTTGGAATATTAACGTTTCATTCAAGTATCGTTCACTGAATTTccatagaatattttacgagGATCATACGCGCGTTCACAATTATAAATCTTATTGTAGCTAATTAAAAACATCGGTAATTATCACACGGAAACAGATGTTAAGAGATTCCTCGTGATCCTTTGACTTGACCTGAAGTTGTATCGCAATAATCATTTTCATTGGAAAGTGGATATTCACAAATtcgatgtaatttatattttaacaaatagacaggatcaatttaattaaatcaatcgattcttcaacttcttcgtctttatgtttctttcttcctttctcacgcagaaataataaaacttgcATCCTATTGCGAATCGAAAtgaaatcaaatgaaaaaatcgACTGACATCGCTGCAGTATTCGAACAATTGAAAACACGCACGCGTCGCGTATGCAGATTCTGTTGTTCCGTTACGTGAGTCATTATATCAATGATCTAATACAGAACACGGCGCCGTCGCTAGAAAAGACGCCGCCAACTGTCGGAGGACCTTCGACTAGTCTCGTCGGATTAGCATGTTATTATATCGAATGTCAGTTTTTTACAATGAAAACCATTTGAAGTGCTCGATCGTGGGAACGGTAGTGACACACTTATTTAATACGTTGAAAAGGTTGGATAACGATCGATCATGCTTAGAAACAGTCGTAATTTCGTCGCAACGACGACAAAACCACGGGGCTTTTGTAATTATGCAGTTA
Encoded proteins:
- the LOC122573424 gene encoding prisilkin-39-like isoform X2, encoding MRILHSLFQILFLGCLFALGSGAIESSEPKLSSKLTPVVNSPSYENNIKDLTASASDRTFHLSKEYGQPTGYGGGGPYGSYLGGSIYGPGTVYRGTGLSSGYLNPGYRGYPVGGPSGIIGGGHIGYGYYGNIGYNPAYRGYGYGGYGGYGGYGGSTLGGYAGYGSGYAPGGYGSGTYDDGYYGYGGRDSYGRYGGLDGYGRYGGLDGYGYGYGTGYSGYGGSNYGSSYNVRSNYDPYRNTNYGSYVGNPSGYRGYS
- the LOC122573424 gene encoding glycine-rich cell wall structural protein-like isoform X1 encodes the protein MRILHSLFQILFLGCLFALGSGAIESSEPKLSSKLTPVVNSPSYENNIKDLTASASDRIPLVPAFHLSKEYGQPTGYGGGGPYGSYLGGSIYGPGTVYRGTGLSSGYLNPGYRGYPVGGPSGIIGGGHIGYGYYGNIGYNPAYRGYGYGGYGGYGGYGGSTLGGYAGYGSGYAPGGYGSGTYDDGYYGYGGRDSYGRYGGLDGYGRYGGLDGYGYGYGTGYSGYGGSNYGSSYNVRSNYDPYRNTNYGSYVGNPSGYRGYS